One region of Sebastes fasciatus isolate fSebFas1 chromosome 1, fSebFas1.pri, whole genome shotgun sequence genomic DNA includes:
- the ccdc120b gene encoding coiled-coil domain-containing protein 120 isoform X2 has protein sequence MEVKGHLITSMGLGAPDVQGCQDSKLQAERVAALQERKQALEALLNTRVGELKHVCLQEAELTGKLPHAFPLETGEKPPPVLRRTGHAPNTKAEDEAAQRKQMKAIFTGALYRHSESDRHIPNSKRTVHRGCHTEDTVMSESTSSMSDSTSHDNESSPSVVADQRSLSQPRLTVGSPDHRISRKLSPVEIYYEMRTRRNSVTSSVSPTHSLPRSASNIEGRSVPATPLLARTAPISVHVRSDASGGNGLKQWSGSLDVPYMIPLAQEGSSSDRRGCPYSSRARRSNSSEALLDRSSLPDDPAPRNGMPPRGGPYKSSETLTDGKLRHIHLGSPERHVDGTVDQAKLRLSMGDRASGGGYNELLMDYIWGKQQRMQVQHHLYQSTGRIWQDMSSPRSSTAAAPPHANGFSHSQVNLPSAAPPYSPMVLRGSQAELRRVKVTRTKSCGPFIPLQQHPQDGILLSAYESPLPASGTTTSSIPNLHPYQTELSGTTFGRRPPQFSLPTPEDSTRSLHKALALEGLRDWYLRNALGYPPAAPKGHEAGISRLSHPHPLVHQAQSVQGEPANLHRSQIPQSASFHGHPLHGRDIMNFQRPPSPSSRP, from the exons GAGCTGACTGGGAAGTTGCCACATGCTTTCCCCCTGGAGACGGGAGAGAAACCCCCACCGGTGCTGCGCAGGACTGGCCATGCGCCCAACACCAAGGCAGAG GATGAGGCTGCCCAAAGAAAGCAGATGAAAGCCATCTTCACCGGTGCTCTGTACCGACACTCAGAGTCAGACCGACACATCCCAAACAGCAAGAGGACGGTTCATCGGGGGTGTCACACAG AGGACACTGTCATGTCAGAGAGTACAAGCTCCATGTCAGATTCAACATCCCATGACAATG AGTCCTCTCCCAGTGTGGTGGCTGACCAGCGCTCTCTATCTCAGCCCCGGCTCACCGTGGGCAGCCCCGACCACAGGATCAGCAGGAAGCTGTCGCCGGTCGAGATTTACTACGAGATGAGGACGCGCCGCAACTCTGTCACGAGCTCCGTTAG CCCGACTCACTCATTACCAAGAAGTGCGTCTAACATCGAAGGTAGAAGTGTTCCAGCTACTCCTCTGTTGGCCCGAACCGCTCCGATCAGCGTTCACGTCAG GTCGGATGCATCGGGTGGTAACGGGTTGAAGCAGTGGTCTGGCAGCCTGGATGTGCCCTATATGATTCCACTGGCCCAGGAGGGCTCTTCTTCCGACCGCCGAGGCTGCCCTTACAGCTCCCGGGCCAGGCGCAGCAACAGCTCCGAGGCCCTGCTCGATAGATCGAGCCTCCCCGACGATCCTGCTCCCAGAAACGGGATGCCCCCCAGAGGAGGGCCCTACAAGAGCTCAGAGACACTGACTGATGGCAAGCTGCGACACATTCACCTGGGCAGCCCCGAGAGACACGTTGACGGCACTGTGGACCAGGCCAAACTGCGTCTGTCCATGGGCGACAGAGCGTCTGGCGGAGGCTACAACGAGCTACTGATGGACTATATCTGGGGGAAACAGCAGAGGATGCAAGTGCAGCACCACCTGTACCAGTCCACAGGCAGGATCTGGCAGGACATGtcctctcctcgctcctccacgGCGGCGGCACCTCCCCACGCCAACGGATTTTCCCATTCCCAGGTGAACCTCCCCAGCGCTGCGCCTCCTTACAGCCCCATGGTCCTCCGAGGGTCCCAAGCTGAGCTGCGCAGGGTCAAAGTCACCAGAACCAAATCTTGTGGACCCTTTATTCCTTTGCAGCAGCATCCCCAGGATGGCATCCTGCTGTCAGcgtacgagtctccccttcccGCCTCTGGCACCACCACGTCCTCCATCCCCAACCTGCACCCCTACCAGACGGAGCTGTCTGGCACCACCTTCGGCCGCAGACCCCCACAGTTCTCTCTCCCGACCCCAGAGGACTCGACGCGAAGCTTGCATAAAGCCCTGGCTCTGGAGGGACTGAGGGACTGGTACCTGAGGAACGCCCTTGGCTATCCTCCTGCTGCCCCAAAGGGCCATGAGGCAGGGATCTCTCGCCTCTCACACCCCCACCCGCTGGTGCACCAGGCCCAGTCTGTTCAAGGTGAACCAGCCAACCTCCACAGGTCTCAGATACCCCAGTCAGCCAGCTTCCATGGTCATCCGCTGCATGGAAG GGATATAATGAACTTTCAACGACCTCCTTCTCCAAGCTCCCGACCATGA